aatcaaataaataaaaagataatttaataatgaaatagagCTAACACATTCTACTTTCAGTCGAGCCGGAAAAAGTAAGCGACACCAAGGTAGACATCATGACTGGCCTACGACAACAAAactctgaaagaaaaaaaaaaaacaaaaaaacaatgacgTTACCTGCCCCcaaagagtaataaaaaatgaTGACCCAAAATGATGAGGGAGAAGGATGTGAAAGAGAACTCAAAATAgacgagtgaatgaatgaatagacgTATCAACAAACCTCCCATCACCTGTAGCTATGGCAATCTGTGTTTCGCTTGGTTTATTTTTGGGATTATCTCTGAGAAAACGTGAGGTTCAAATAAGCGTGCGGAGGATATGACGGACGAGGAAGAATAACCTTAAAAAGACATTGTTCTCTCGGTGTAAAATCAGCGTGGAAGCAGAAGAGCGCGTTAAAGTGGCGGATGACGTGTCGAGTGAGAGTTTGGCCgttaaggaggagaggaaagtaataTGTGGAGAAAATTACTGGCTGGGAGGGAGTgttgatggggagagagagagagagagagagagagagagagagagagagagagagagagagagagagagagagagagagagagagagagagagagagagagagagaacaaaaaagaacaagaaggaatgaaaacgaCCGaccgaacgaacgaacgaacgaaaaagacaaagaaagaaaagaaaaagaaacggaaaagagaagacgaaaatagtaaaaaaaaaatcgctccACAAACTGCCTCAGACTtggacgcaaaaaaaaaaaaaaaatccctaaacTCAATGGCTGGAAGTGGAGGCAtgagtttggaggaggaggaggaggaggaggaggaggaggaggaggaggaggagaaatgtatAGCCTTAATGCTCAGTAATGATAGAAATTAGACCCTTTTTGGTGGAGATAAAGACAAGGTGGGAAGAAGCTTTTTTAtacgagagcaagagagagagagagagagagagagagagagagagagagagagagagagagagagagagagagagagagagagtaggatggTATAAGGAACATGTCTTAGTATTGGTGACATAAATGCATGCTTTCTCGTAAGCAATGGTGAGTGAAATGGTTGAGCTTTTATATTAAGTAagatataaacttttttttctagataaaTGGGAGGACAGTGGGAATGACAATGGATTTAAGAGAAGGCAaaactttctccttctctttttttttttttagttcagtcTGGttgaggaaaaatacaaataaaaaaataaaaattattccatcctctccacaGTTAGCGTTTTCAAAATTTTATAAGACGCGAAatcgaaaaaaaagacttgtttttttCTAAGCTGGCATATAGTGAGTAggcctaaaaaaaaagagggaggctGTTCACTTCTGACAGGATTTACACTAAATGAAccgtaaagaaaaaaggaagtaaagaaaaaaaagtgtgtgtgtgtgtgtgtgtgtgtgtgtgtgtgtgtgtgtgtgtgtgtgtgtgtgtgtgtgtgtgtgtgtgtgtgtgtgtgtgtgtgtgtgtgtgtgtgtgtgtgtgtgtgtaaccacgtTATGAGTTACTTTCCTCTAGCCTTCTCACTCACCCCCCTTattctcctcaccttccctccttccttcctccagtgcctcccctcctccttccccccctcccatCACTGCCTggttcttcccctctccctcccagtaCTCGCTCGGCAAGGTCACACTGTCGAGATGATTTATGGCAACATGATCTACTTCTTctaataggaaggaggaggaggaggaggaggaggaggatcatcaCTGAATGGGTACTGATGGAAttggttggttgttgttgttgttgttgttgttgttgttgttgttgttgttgttgttattgttgttcttggtggtagtggtggtggtggttactacTTTTAAGTACAGGAATTACGATGATGTTGAAGATAATATTGGAGGTAAAGCCGGtaatggtgttgatgatgatagtaacgctggtggtgatgggaataatagtggtgatggtgaagatatCGATAAGATTAGCGTTGATGACAGTGATAATGTAATGATGGCTGTGATAGTAGtcgtgttgatgatgatggcaacAGTGGCAGTTATGACGGTGCTACAGGCTCGTGAATGACGATTACAGCTTCACTTTGAGGTATACTTCAGCAACATCACTTCCTAGatgcctcactccctcacactcATTACCATCTCAGCTCACAGCCAGTTCCTCTCAGCCTGACACATCCACGTTTCCCTGATGCAGAAGCAGCAATGTGTCTGGATAAGGAGTCGAAGAAAtactatccctccctcccacttacAAAGAGAGAGGACGTTCAGTtaatgataaatagataaatatataaataaatagttaagtaaaataaataaacataacaatTTACTATATCTCTCTTAGTTGAGAACACCTGGACCGCTGCCGGGGTCCCTGACACTGCAGGAGTGACACGCTAAGCTGATGGTGAGGAGTCAGACGCCATTTCTGAAATCCATTTGGCCTCCTGCTATCTGAATCCTTTACCTGGCAGGGACACGCGCGTGAAGCTGTGCACCTGTTACTGGAAATAGCATCCAGTATTTCCGGCGAAAAATATAGAGGATGAAAATCACTCACCGATCGCTAACAATATTTTCCAGAATCAGAATGGAAAAGTGAAGCCAGCCAGCCCTTCTAAAATATAAATCTTATCACAAATATAAGCGATGCGCGCTGCAAAGGCTACAATGACGTTATCGCCCTTACCGGTGCGATgcgggaaagaagaggggatagtggGAGCCTACTTTTACACAAGGCGCTACAGTCGGGGAACGGCTGAAACCAGACATGATTGCTTTCCTCGAATCCACCACTGGGTCAGGCCGGCAGCGCGTTGGGGCGCGGGACAGTGTAGCCGTCCTGAGACAGCGCTGAGTACTATGGTACAAGTTTCTTCTCCTTTGCTACCCCTTACCTATTGCTTAATATCAGTGTAGCTTATTTATTGACTTattctaattcttttttttttttttttacttattcgtttaattttttttttttccattagtttacTTTTTATGTGAGAGGTTTATGGCTTGGGACAGCAAaacgtttgaaaaaaaaaaacaccgaagaTGCCAGTCACAAAAGGAGGGGTCAAAACGAGTATAAACAGCCTCATAAGCACTAACAgggctgctgctgtttgttcttcctttatactCTTCGGTGTCCGTTACCCGATTTTTGTTACTCCGAGAAGCCGGTAAGTAGTTGGGTACCAGCGTGGCGTCGAGCAGTGTGGTGCAGCAGTTATATTCTCGAAAGTGAGCAAACTAGACGTGACCAAGGACTCAACCAACACTGTGTGCAAGTACTACACCTTCCTGCGAGCCTTCTTCAGGGTCACAAGCAGGACCTGCCTCACTCACTTCACTACTAGTGTTTTGTTTACCCCGGTCTTAAGTTCTCATATCCCTAAAAAAATCTCAGacatcattttttttagattattagCAGATTAGAGGACTCAAGACTGTTGGAAAACGATACACATAGTGAAAATGAGGCCCGTACCATTAAACGCTTTGTCCTCTCATAAGCACTATTTTCCAAGAACGTTGAGATCACTCGTCTGATTCTCAAGGATGCTCTTTCCAccctgatgatgcagaatcctagTTAAACTATCGCTGGGATCATAAAACAATACTTGAAAGTCCTAATAACTTCCGCTAGATAGAATTTCTTAAAACTTGTCCAGATGAGCCGCCAAAATGTTAAGGAATATGTGCGTGAGTGTggtgcattatttttttactaaccATAACTGTACCTGCACCCATCTCAGTCTGCAGCACTCCACGCCGCCTCCCCGCCCgtcactttccctttccttcatacaGTAAAGGTTCAGGGATCAGGGTTCGTTGGCACTGGCACGACTTATCACCTGCGGGGCTTATTCGCGTTATTCCTTGTGTCACCACTGATAAGGAAGTCATACTCATGACTGATTGATCTTGAGATAAGGAGATATCTGGGTAAGTTTGTGCCAAGCATTCGACAACAAGGAATGCCACCACCTGAAGAGAGAGTCTCTCATGCCTCACCAATCCCTCGTACAATACAGACGAGTCTCGCAGCGGTATACTGAGTCCCCTCTGCAGTTGAATCTACATACAATAAACTTTCACAACTGCTATCTAAGTAAATTCAGACATGTTTAAAGGCATCCTCACCAGTCGCTATTGTTAAGCCTGAGTTCAAAGTATCCAGATGGAGGAGGCAATGAACCACCTCAGCTGGGAGAGGAGCAAGATTCATGTGGAGGCTGGTGAATTACTGAATCACGCCCGTCGCACTCCAGTGGATGAAATTATACTTTCTAGCAAGTAAAATAATACACTTCATTGTTACGCACTTCATTTTCgttagtcatcatcatcattatttttttttacctagacACATAGCCTATCCAAGTGACATGCATAACCTTACAACACTACgaaggaaaaattatatatatatatatatatatatatatatatatatatatatatatatatatatatatatatatatatatatatatatatatatatatatatatatatatataaacttcgATAAGAATGGCATGCATCGCAATTAAATATGTCGtgttaagaaataaagaaatatagattCATAAGCCAGAATAAGAATGAAGTTATTCTGTTCTAAAGCCGTGAGGTGCAGGTGGTGACGCGTCCTAGTCACTGCATCTACCACAACACATGAGTAACACATGGACGTCACGTGACCTTGGTGAACCTTCCCTGCATCTCCGGCTCGTTTATGAAACTTCTTCGGCTGCCACTTTGTGTCGCAAACCGGTAAATTTCACAAAAGGTAGGTCAGGGCGCCTCCGTTGCCATCATTCTTGTGCGCCCGAAGCTCCAGGAAGCAGCCGCAGGTGCCTCCAGGTGCCTCTTGGTATCACCCTCCTCGGAGCCATAAATCCTATCCCCACGGAAAAAGAACAGGTTTCTCTGACAGCAGAACAATATTTTTCGCAGAGAGTGGCACGAAATTGGCTAAAACTCCCCACCTCTCACCGCCACTCGCCAGCAGGCTGAGGGGAGGCCCCGGGCAAGTAAATTCGGCGGAGCGACAGCTTTCCCGATGCGTTTAACTTTGGCATGCAGCGCTCACTCCCTACTCGCTAGTGATCAGCCAGGATGGGAAGGTCGACCCTTCTGCATCAATACAGTGGTTTACGAAAGGTTTCTTGTTTCATCTTTAAAAATGTTCAATGCCAGAATGCAATACATGTGGCAATTTACATTACTTCGTGCCAGCGAAAAGAAGTTAGTTATTCACTGCATATTAGAGCAAAATTTATaactagaaaaaagaaaattatcgaGCGAAACATTTGAGACATTCTTTACGGCGGTGAAAAATTATGGCCAGGACGTAAGCGCACGAGGCTGAGAAACCCAAGCTGGAGCGGCGAGGCTCATCCTCCCGTCCAGATATTAAATAAAGCCTGGAGGCCGACCCTCCTCTGTCCGCTGCTGTCCTGAAAGTCTCGAGGTCAACAGCCGAGCTCGAATATTTCACGTGATTCAACGCTGACAAAACGACCCATACCTACACCTGTGGAACAATTCTCCCATACTGAGGCAACAACGCTGTATGGCGAGCATCGGCCTCCCCGCTGGAGGTGCGTGGAGAACATGATGGTTACGTTAACACTAACCATAAATTTCATTCATAAACGTGCATTTAATTAGTATATCTACAAAGGACATGTAACAACCCAGTCACTTACCGTCTTTACCTCAAAGTAAATGTGTTACACCGTCCACTTGACATCACAATTCAAAATAAATGTCTCACGCCACACACGCACGCCACTGAGTTAAAACATGCACGTGGAGCAAAACCATCCACTTACCGGCAGAATTATTGAAGAAAAGATCGACGGCAGCCAAAGGACCGTAGGTGGAGGAGAGCCTGGAATCCCTGTAGCGCACTTTAATGGTGTAGTTCTCTAATGGGCCACGCAGGCCGTTTTCCTCGAGGTAGCGCACGGCCAACTCCACCACCGGCAGCACCTTCATGCGGGAGTACTGGTGGGACTCATTGCAGGGCACGATCACCGCCACGTCGATCACGCGGTCGTCGGTGTCTGGGTCCCCGGGTCGTTTCACCTTGGGCGGCTCGATGGCACACTTTTCCATCCGCGACGACCTCTTGCGGAGCTTCCTGCCGTCTATGAACGTGTTGTAACTACGGTCTTCGCCGGCAGACAGAAGCACATTTTCGCGGGATTTGCCTCTTCTCCGCGCCTCCCGACGGTCTTCGGTTTTCGCTCCGCCGCCTCGGGTTGTGTTCAGCTCACCGGAGGGCGAGGAGGCGTTCGCATGTCGCAGAAAGCCAACTACCTCGCCGGTGTCCCCAGCGGGCTCGGAGTCCCTGCTGGGGGGGCTGGCGAGGCGGCGGGCGCGGGCGTGGCGGTACCAAGGGGAGCGGGGATGGTGCAGAGTGTCGTCCTGGGTGAGCTGGTGTATGCCGCTTCCCCCCACTGATGCTGCTCCGACCACCACCCCAGCCAGGACCGCCGTTGCCACTAACACCACGCCCGCCCGCCCACACCAGACTGGCCACGCCCACGTCATGCTGCCCTTGACTCCTTGGCACCGAACCTTGTAACGGACGGCAACGTATCACTTATACAACCGTCTGTGGGAATGCTGGTGACACATCTTTCCCAGTGATGGATTAAAGAACGACACTGACACACGACACGCACTTCGCAGTCACAGGCTTTGCTGCGCCCTCAACGTCCATGACACCAGGCCGCGACCATTCCGACGcctggaaagaaaggaaagaccaCGTTAATATACAGATCAAGCACCACCTGTAGTGTAATTGTCAAGCATAGtaccaagaaaataagagaaaattatttaACTTTGTCTTCTCCGTTCGTAGttcactaacttttttttctttcaggctTTCGCTGTAGGTATAAAAGTGATGCGTCTTTACCATGCCTTTCGTTCCTGTCTGTCTCGCATCCACAACGTTATTACAATGCCTGCCTCCAAAAGTTTCCTGATTGCATTCAAGGCGGAGCGTAAGAACATCGAAAAGTCAGACGTCGCTTCTCAGCCAGccgaacggagagagagagagagagagagagagagagagagagagaaagcccgCAAAGAAGAGCAGCGTCATCAAGAGCATCGCTTGTCTCGCCGGTGAGTCGAATATGAATATCCAACATTCACGCagcatctccccctccccctccctgcctccgcCTCGccttcactccatgtcctctgcTAACTGTGTAATTCAGGCCAGGAAGCAACGAGCGGTGGCGCTTCATATATTAACGTGGTGTTGTGCAATATTTCATGacgcaatgtgtgtgtgtgtgtgtgtgtgtgtgtgtgtgtgtgtgtgtgtgtttgggcgaGCGGGTGACAAGAGCAGCAAGAGAACAACGACACACTCTTCAaataccctccctctccctccgccaCAGTAATCACTGCAGCAGGAAACACTACGCAACACACGCCTACCTCACAGCACGTATCTCGTATCACATAAtcactcctccattttttttttccctccaaacccaaaataacatgaaaaaaaaaaaaaaggaatcgtTGCGGAACTTCCCTTTGTCTATCAAGCCCCTTTACATCTCCGGCGCCTTGAGGACTGGCTGGCTGCGGCGAGATCGAACACGAAAAACTGAGGCACCTATTCGTCTTTAGGGGAGTGGATGGTGCTGCCAAGTCAAAGAAGAGCCAATCAGACAAGGGTCATCCACAAACGCCATCCCGATAATGGTTGTTGGTCGGTTTGCGGTGGAGGGGAATGTGTGTGGTcttgataagaaagaaaaggaggtgagTGATGGcaagaggatgtgtgtgtgtgtgtgtgtgtgtgtgtgtgtgtgtgtgtgtgtgtgtgtgtgtgtgtgtgtgtgtgtgtgtgttataaactGCATTTTCCCAATATCCTCCTacattcctttccattttctttctcaatagcGATTTGCAGCCAATTTTCCCACGAGGGCTCCGATGCGAAAggagatagacacacacacacacacacacacacacacacacacacacacacacacacacacacacacacacacacacacacacacacacacacacacacacacaccataaaacaTCACGTATGCTCTTCAGTACTTTACTTATCTTGGCATTTCCTTATCAACGTCAATGCCGGTGATAGGAAGTTGCCATTGACAGGATGAAGGAAACTACCAAAGCAACCGCGTGGGTGAGGGAAGTCAGAATAGAGCAAGAGGGAATGGGGTGAttgaaggggagtgagggatgTGTTGTAACCCCCACCGCAATCACTAAGTTGTGTCGATAATGTGACGCGCAGCAAACTATGATGAAACCgagtgaggaaggagggtaTTGGGGACGataagcagacagagagagagagagagagagagagagagagagagagagagagagagagagagagagagagagagagagagagaaaatgtgtgagGGTGGCTTTGATTGCTTTACTTCGTTAGCTATTTTTTCAAAGTCTGATAAGCAAAGCCTGTTATGTAAAGTCTCTAATTACAAATTCctagaacattctctctctctctctctctctctctctctctctctctctctctctctctctctctctctctctctctctctctgtaataggCCATAAGTTAGTCTCAGTCCGAGGTAGACACGAGTGGTTTGCGCCGCGTCTCGTGGGTTCTGTCCGGGACGCCTATTTTGCTGGCGGCTTAAAAAAGTTTGATGCAAGTTGCGACGTTGCTCAAGTTTTCTATTGCCGGGTTGTGAGCAGCGCgatagagaaggagggggatatGTGTGAGGCGCGGGACAGAGCGGGCCTCGTATGGTTATGTGTATGTTGGGGAAAGACAGAGTGGGGAACGGTAGCCGGGTTTTGGAGGATCGCTGCGGCTGTGGATGTTGTTTTAGGGACGGGACGGCGGTAAGGATTGTTTGGTGGCGCTGATGATGGCGCGTTCTCTGTATCGGGtgctggggag
The Scylla paramamosain isolate STU-SP2022 chromosome 3, ASM3559412v1, whole genome shotgun sequence genome window above contains:
- the LOC135089876 gene encoding uncharacterized protein LOC135089876, giving the protein MTWAWPVWCGRAGVVLVATAVLAGVVVGAASVGGSGIHQLTQDDTLHHPRSPWYRHARARRLASPPSRDSEPAGDTGEVVGFLRHANASSPSGELNTTRGGGAKTEDRREARRRGKSRENVLLSAGEDRSYNTFIDGRKLRKRSSRMEKCAIEPPKVKRPGDPDTDDRVIDVAVIVPCNESHQYSRMKVLPVVELAVRYLEENGLRGPLENYTIKVRYRDSRLSSTYGPLAAVDLFFNNSAGKWMVLLHVHVLTQWRACVA